A genomic stretch from Spongiibacter nanhainus includes:
- a CDS encoding cupin domain-containing protein — protein sequence MANQELGGVDIQRFLDDDWQRNVRVFRAAFPALDCPVEGDDLAGLACEEGVDSRLVMQDGDSWLLRNGPFGAEDFADLPEANWTLLVQGVDRWIPGVAELLRVFRFLPRWRTEDIMVSYATDGGNVGPHYDHYDVFLIQGSGRRRWKIGQRCDSRTPLAGHPQMRLLKRFDQLEEVLLEPGDVLYVPPGVAHWGIAEGDDCVTLSVGFRAPAEADILRDWTDHVADQLSDDRRYRDGALRAVDHSAYIPSDAVERVAGIIQSRMTSTDGLAQRFGQTMTAPLDPDEPLPPVVDETRFSQQRISATLVLRLGARLAFDDNYLFADGAACRYAPEARGLIEALCTLEAGDPVPDELDNALAFLLYSQGTLEFEDDADD from the coding sequence ATGGCGAATCAGGAGTTAGGCGGCGTCGATATTCAGCGCTTTCTGGATGACGATTGGCAACGCAATGTGCGGGTATTTCGCGCCGCCTTCCCCGCCTTAGACTGCCCAGTGGAGGGCGACGACCTGGCGGGACTGGCCTGCGAGGAGGGCGTAGACAGTCGCTTGGTCATGCAGGACGGTGATAGCTGGCTGCTGCGCAACGGTCCTTTCGGCGCCGAGGACTTTGCCGACTTGCCGGAGGCGAACTGGACTCTGTTGGTACAGGGGGTAGACCGCTGGATTCCCGGCGTAGCCGAACTGCTTAGAGTTTTTCGCTTTCTGCCGCGCTGGCGCACCGAAGATATTATGGTGAGCTACGCCACCGACGGCGGCAATGTCGGCCCCCACTACGACCATTACGATGTCTTTCTCATCCAGGGCAGCGGCCGCCGGCGCTGGAAAATCGGCCAGCGCTGTGACTCCCGCACGCCTCTGGCCGGCCACCCGCAAATGCGTTTGCTAAAGCGCTTTGATCAACTCGAAGAAGTCCTGTTGGAACCCGGCGATGTGCTTTATGTCCCCCCCGGTGTGGCCCATTGGGGGATTGCCGAAGGCGATGACTGCGTCACCTTGTCGGTGGGTTTCAGGGCCCCGGCAGAAGCCGATATTTTGCGGGATTGGACAGACCATGTTGCCGATCAGCTAAGCGACGATCGCCGCTACCGGGACGGGGCTCTCCGCGCGGTCGATCACAGTGCGTACATCCCCAGCGATGCCGTGGAGCGCGTTGCCGGCATTATCCAATCTCGGATGACCAGTACCGACGGATTGGCCCAAAGGTTTGGCCAAACCATGACTGCACCGTTAGACCCCGATGAACCGCTGCCTCCAGTGGTGGACGAAACCCGCTTTAGTCAGCAGCGGATAAGCGCTACTCTGGTACTCAGGCTCGGCGCCCGGTTGGCCTTTGATGATAACTATCTGTTTGCCGACGGCGCCGCCTGCCGCTATGCGCCTGAAGCGCGAGGGTTAATCGAGGCGCTGTGTACGCTGGAAGCCGGCGACCCGGTCCCCGATGAGCTGGATAACGCCCTGGCCTTCCTGCTGTACAGCCAGGGTACGCTGGAGTTTGAGGACGATGCTGACGATTGA
- a CDS encoding GNAT family N-acetyltransferase: MLTIETVHWSDASDTLRDLRFAVFVDEQHVPEDMEIDQYDPDALHFLATRSGEPIATARLLADGTIGRMAVLAPYRHQGIGTALLEHSLNEAANQGLTEVSLAAQTHAIPFYEKAGFELEGPIFMDAGIPHQRMTKAIVPQGKLGIDSEKFRVKDMPATVLAMARQARRKLYIFSRCLEPEIYGDPALAECCSELARRHRNSEIRLLICDDRPLREIRHPMVDLSQRLSSSISLRVIKPEHTRDVTEYFLLVDKEGIIVSSRAGLTLGWASFYQRPAVREYGEQFDRLWNLGKPSPWLRTLY; this comes from the coding sequence ATGCTGACGATTGAAACTGTTCACTGGAGTGATGCGAGCGACACCCTAAGGGATCTCCGCTTTGCGGTATTTGTCGACGAGCAGCACGTCCCGGAGGACATGGAGATCGATCAGTACGACCCCGACGCCTTACATTTTCTTGCCACTCGCAGCGGCGAGCCAATAGCGACAGCGCGGCTGCTGGCAGATGGCACAATCGGCAGGATGGCGGTACTGGCGCCCTATCGGCACCAGGGTATTGGCACTGCACTGCTGGAACATAGCCTCAACGAAGCCGCTAATCAGGGCCTGACGGAAGTGTCCCTCGCCGCCCAAACCCATGCCATCCCCTTTTATGAAAAAGCCGGCTTTGAGCTGGAGGGGCCCATCTTTATGGATGCGGGCATTCCCCACCAGCGCATGACCAAAGCCATCGTTCCCCAGGGTAAGTTGGGTATCGACAGCGAGAAGTTTCGGGTTAAGGATATGCCCGCCACGGTGCTGGCGATGGCCAGACAGGCCCGTCGCAAACTGTATATCTTCAGCCGCTGCCTGGAGCCTGAGATCTACGGCGATCCGGCGCTGGCGGAATGCTGCTCGGAGTTGGCCAGGCGCCATCGCAACAGCGAGATCCGCCTGTTGATCTGCGACGACCGTCCCTTGCGGGAAATTCGTCACCCTATGGTGGACCTCAGCCAGCGCCTGAGCAGCTCTATCAGTTTGCGAGTGATCAAGCCGGAGCATACCCGGGACGTCACCGAGTATTTTCTGCTGGTGGACAAAGAAGGCATCATCGTTAGCAGCCGGGCTGGGCTAACCCTGGGTTGGGCCAGTTTTTACCAGCGCCCCGCCGTGCGGGAATACGGCGAGCAGTTCGATCGGCTGTGGAACCTGGGCAAGCCCTCTCCCTGGTTGCGTACTCTTTACTGA
- a CDS encoding Rieske (2Fe-2S) protein, with product MHYYSLEKLINLCDGYRKTFKIDSHHLLLLQVDGQRFLIESLCPHRAYPLSMADIQGHVLICPKHAYCFDLRSGQVKHYSEEPCRDLRRYELVYQGNEVGVMLD from the coding sequence ATGCACTACTACAGTCTGGAAAAATTGATCAACCTTTGCGATGGCTATCGCAAGACCTTTAAGATCGACAGCCATCACCTGCTGTTGCTGCAGGTGGACGGCCAGCGCTTTCTTATCGAAAGCCTGTGTCCACACCGGGCCTACCCCCTCAGCATGGCGGATATTCAAGGCCATGTGCTGATCTGTCCAAAACACGCCTACTGTTTCGACCTGCGCAGTGGCCAGGTAAAGCATTACAGCGAAGAGCCGTGTCGGGATTTGCGGCGCTATGAATTGGTATACCAGGGCAACGAAGTGGGCGTGATGCTGGATTAA